In Vibrio bathopelagicus, one DNA window encodes the following:
- a CDS encoding GntR family transcriptional regulator produces the protein MTALKNSVSKGVNTKVSGQTQDDVVYCHIFDAILEQRLPPATKLSEEALAEIFGVSRTIIRRALLRLSLEQVVVIRPNRGAMIAAPTVDEAKQIFKAREVMEIAITELAVKNATKAQIEECRKLVAKENCAFDQGDYGSGLRLSGEFHIKLAEMAENAPLLAFQRSLVSQTSLLIAQYETGNHSNCSLDEHSGLLDTIESGNEEQAVELMQEHLSHIRSKLNLDSSTASSDLHVVFSDLLKSKS, from the coding sequence ATGACAGCTCTCAAAAACTCTGTCTCCAAAGGTGTAAATACAAAAGTATCAGGCCAGACTCAAGACGATGTTGTTTACTGCCATATCTTCGACGCAATACTAGAACAAAGGCTACCACCAGCCACTAAATTAAGTGAAGAAGCCCTAGCAGAAATCTTTGGTGTTAGCCGTACAATCATCCGTCGTGCCTTGCTACGTCTATCTTTAGAACAAGTTGTGGTGATCCGTCCAAACCGAGGGGCAATGATTGCTGCGCCAACGGTAGACGAAGCCAAACAGATATTTAAAGCGCGTGAAGTGATGGAAATCGCTATCACCGAACTTGCAGTGAAAAATGCGACCAAAGCTCAAATCGAAGAATGTAGAAAATTAGTAGCGAAAGAGAATTGCGCCTTTGACCAAGGTGATTACGGCTCTGGCTTACGACTGTCTGGTGAGTTCCACATCAAACTGGCTGAAATGGCAGAAAACGCACCACTTCTCGCCTTCCAACGCAGTTTAGTGTCACAAACTTCACTGCTGATCGCTCAATACGAAACAGGTAATCATTCAAACTGTTCTTTAGATGAGCACTCTGGGTTACTTGATACGATTGAATCAGGCAATGAAGAGCAAGCGGTAGAGTTGATGCAAGAACACTTAAGCCACATCCGTTCAAAGCTCAATTTAGACAGCAGCACAGCTTCTAGCGACCTACACGTGGTGTTCTCTGATCTGCTCAAGAGCAAATCATAA
- a CDS encoding HAD family hydrolase: MNFQAAIFDMDGLLLDTERLCMQIFEEACHAQGVPFLKDVYLGIIGCNARTIEQIFRNGYGEDLDYPALNNEWRTRYSAIVKNQAIPVKDGVIELLEWLKSNDIPIAVATSTQLDIAKKKLELAGLDSYFTSLSTGCEVTNGKPHPEIYLLAAERLGVAPETCLAFEDSNNGIRASMAANMISFQIPDLVEPCDEVKALGHTISPSLHDVLAQLQQAAA; the protein is encoded by the coding sequence ATGAATTTTCAAGCTGCTATTTTTGATATGGATGGACTGCTGCTCGACACCGAGCGACTTTGTATGCAGATTTTTGAAGAAGCATGTCACGCGCAGGGTGTCCCATTTTTAAAGGACGTTTACCTAGGCATCATTGGCTGCAACGCAAGAACCATCGAACAGATCTTTCGAAATGGTTATGGTGAAGATCTCGATTATCCGGCTCTAAATAACGAATGGCGCACCCGCTATAGCGCGATAGTGAAGAACCAAGCTATTCCAGTAAAAGACGGCGTGATTGAGCTTTTAGAGTGGCTAAAGTCGAACGATATTCCTATCGCGGTGGCAACATCGACGCAGCTTGATATCGCGAAGAAAAAGCTGGAACTGGCTGGCTTAGATTCTTATTTCACCTCATTAAGCACAGGTTGCGAAGTGACTAATGGTAAGCCTCACCCAGAGATTTACTTACTTGCAGCTGAACGCCTAGGGGTTGCACCTGAAACTTGTCTCGCGTTTGAAGATTCAAACAACGGCATTCGCGCTTCGATGGCAGCCAACATGATCAGCTTTCAAATCCCTGATTTAGTAGAGCCATGTGACGAAGTAAAAGCGCTTGGTCACACCATCAGCCCTTCTCTGCATGATGTATTAGCACAGCTTCAACAAGCTGCAGCTTAA
- a CDS encoding DNA-3-methyladenine glycosylase I: MTQEKFDTIYQRAAHRKGGAAELEKIVRAPLSQADLSQITDDRWLAAFTEKVFQCGISWNVVRKKWPQFEEVFFEFNIEKMLMLPNEMWEQKAQDPRIIRHLTKVMTIPANATMIHNAKREADSFSQMVADWPSERITELWDYLKKHGKRLGGNTGAYTLRQMGKDTFILSSDVEAHLRSTDVIDSGRNTKRAQLAAGKAFNEWQQQSGRSLSEISQIVAYSCGDNRV; encoded by the coding sequence ATGACCCAAGAAAAATTCGACACCATTTACCAACGTGCAGCTCACCGTAAAGGTGGCGCAGCCGAACTCGAAAAGATTGTTCGTGCGCCCCTTTCACAAGCCGATCTATCACAAATCACAGACGACCGCTGGTTGGCAGCCTTTACCGAAAAGGTCTTCCAATGTGGCATTTCATGGAATGTAGTGAGAAAGAAATGGCCGCAATTTGAAGAAGTGTTCTTTGAATTCAATATCGAAAAAATGCTGATGCTGCCTAATGAAATGTGGGAACAAAAAGCACAAGACCCGCGTATTATTCGCCACCTCACTAAGGTGATGACCATCCCAGCTAACGCCACCATGATCCACAATGCCAAGCGTGAAGCCGATTCATTCTCACAAATGGTAGCCGACTGGCCTTCAGAACGCATTACTGAGCTTTGGGATTACCTGAAGAAACACGGCAAGCGATTGGGCGGAAATACAGGCGCCTATACCTTGCGTCAAATGGGTAAAGACACCTTTATCCTGTCTTCTGACGTTGAAGCACACCTGCGTAGCACAGATGTTATCGATAGCGGTCGTAACACCAAGCGAGCACAACTGGCGGCAGGTAAAGCCTTTAATGAGTGGCAGCAACAATCTGGGCGTAGCCTAAGCGAAATCAGCCAGATCGTTGCATACAGCTGCGGCGATAATCGAGTCTAG
- a CDS encoding HD domain-containing protein, with product MIEKFKGQLLDFAQREMTQDAAHDISHIKRVVKTAKALCTQEQAKLEVVLPAAYLHDCFTFPKNHPDRAQSSRMAADKAISFLKTIDYPVSYLDEIHHAIVTHSYSANVTPETLEAQIVQDADRLDSLGAIGIARCLYVGQSFNAELYNHQDPFATQRDLDDKHYSVDHFYVKLFKLAETMNTESAKLEANKRTDYMRGFLDQLSTEV from the coding sequence GTGATTGAGAAATTTAAAGGCCAACTGCTTGATTTTGCACAGCGAGAAATGACACAAGATGCAGCGCACGACATCAGCCACATTAAGCGCGTAGTCAAAACTGCCAAAGCTTTGTGTACTCAAGAACAGGCTAAACTTGAAGTCGTTCTTCCCGCTGCTTACCTTCACGATTGCTTCACCTTTCCTAAGAACCATCCAGACAGAGCCCAAAGCTCAAGAATGGCAGCAGACAAGGCGATTTCTTTCCTCAAAACTATCGACTACCCCGTGTCCTATCTTGATGAGATCCATCATGCCATTGTCACGCACAGCTACAGCGCCAATGTCACACCAGAAACCTTAGAAGCACAAATCGTCCAAGATGCTGATCGCCTTGATTCTCTCGGTGCAATTGGTATTGCTCGCTGCCTGTACGTGGGTCAGAGCTTTAATGCCGAACTCTATAACCATCAAGACCCGTTCGCGACGCAACGAGACTTGGATGACAAGCATTACAGCGTCGACCATTTCTACGTGAAGCTGTTTAAGCTCGCTGAAACCATGAATACAGAATCCGCCAAGTTAGAAGCTAACAAGCGCACTGACTATATGCGTGGCTTTCTTGATCAGTTGAGCACAGAAGTTTAA
- a CDS encoding anaerobic C4-dicarboxylate transporter: protein MLYFEFLFLLVVLYIGSRYGGIGLGVVSGIGLVIEVFVFKMPPTSPPVTVMLIILAVVTCASILEAAGGLKYMLQVAERVLRKNPKRVTLIAPFVTYSMTFLLGTGHAVYSIMPIIGDVALKNGIRPERPMAAASVASQLAITASPISAAVVYYLAQLSDIQHSITLLSILLVTVPATLFGTLLLSLYSLKRGKELNDDPDYQARLKDPEWKKRIENTTATSLDEVLPSSARNAVLIFLLSIVVIVIVAMVPEIRTIVDGDKPIKMSVIIQMMMLCFGGIILLATKTDPRDVPNGVVFKSGMVAAIAIFGIAWMSDTYFQYAMPQFKSGIVEMVTNYPWTFALALFIVSVVVNSQAATARMMLPVGLGLGLDPALLIGLMPAVYGYFFIPNYPSDIATVNFDVSGTTKIGKWYFNHSFMSVGLIGVVGACCLGYALAQIFIA, encoded by the coding sequence ATGTTGTATTTTGAGTTTCTATTTTTACTTGTCGTTCTCTATATCGGTTCTCGATATGGTGGTATTGGTTTAGGGGTTGTTTCTGGAATTGGTTTGGTTATCGAGGTGTTTGTCTTCAAGATGCCACCAACGTCTCCACCTGTCACAGTAATGCTGATTATCCTCGCCGTTGTTACCTGTGCCTCGATCCTCGAAGCCGCAGGTGGCTTGAAATACATGCTGCAAGTTGCGGAAAGGGTGCTCAGAAAGAACCCGAAACGTGTCACCTTGATAGCCCCGTTTGTGACATATTCGATGACTTTCCTATTGGGTACTGGCCACGCGGTTTACTCAATCATGCCGATCATTGGTGATGTGGCATTGAAGAATGGGATTCGTCCTGAGCGCCCGATGGCGGCAGCTTCCGTTGCGTCTCAACTTGCGATCACAGCATCGCCAATCTCGGCAGCCGTGGTTTATTACTTAGCGCAGTTGTCGGATATTCAACACTCTATCACTTTGCTTTCAATTCTATTAGTGACTGTGCCTGCAACGCTATTCGGTACGCTGTTACTTTCTTTGTACAGCTTGAAGCGCGGCAAAGAATTGAACGACGATCCTGATTATCAAGCTCGTTTAAAAGATCCTGAGTGGAAAAAGCGCATTGAAAACACCACTGCGACGTCTTTGGATGAAGTGCTTCCAAGCTCGGCACGTAATGCAGTATTGATTTTCCTACTGTCGATAGTTGTGATTGTTATTGTGGCGATGGTGCCAGAAATCAGAACCATCGTAGACGGTGACAAGCCAATCAAGATGTCGGTCATCATCCAAATGATGATGCTCTGCTTCGGCGGTATCATCTTGCTAGCAACCAAAACTGACCCGCGTGATGTGCCAAATGGCGTGGTATTTAAATCGGGTATGGTGGCGGCAATTGCTATCTTCGGTATCGCATGGATGTCGGATACTTACTTCCAATACGCAATGCCTCAGTTTAAATCGGGTATCGTGGAAATGGTAACCAACTACCCATGGACGTTTGCACTAGCACTATTCATCGTATCGGTTGTGGTGAACTCACAAGCCGCAACTGCACGTATGATGCTACCTGTAGGTCTTGGCCTAGGGTTAGACCCTGCCTTGCTTATCGGCTTGATGCCAGCGGTTTACGGTTACTTCTTTATCCCAAATTACCCATCTGATATCGCAACAGTGAACTTCGATGTCTCTGGCACCACCAAGATTGGTAAGTGGTACTTCAACCACTCATTCATGTCGGTGGGTTTAATTGGTGTAGTAGGCGCATGTTGTTTGGGTTATGCACTGGCACAGATTTTTATCGCTTAA
- a CDS encoding GNAT family N-acetyltransferase: protein MEINRFKESDADEIVTWFTSLEDYVLWGGRTFGWPLEATSIIERSQEPHVELYTFSQPNVGSSTGALLGFMEFQRMSDSELRFCRVAIHPNLRGEGLGQSMLETALEAAKEIPDVTTITLAVFKQNQGAKRCYDKAGFQVVDKEPSVKEFNGKTWPLYQMELQLG from the coding sequence ATGGAAATTAATCGCTTTAAGGAATCCGACGCCGACGAGATCGTCACTTGGTTCACGTCACTGGAAGATTACGTGCTATGGGGCGGACGAACCTTTGGTTGGCCGTTAGAAGCGACTTCTATCATCGAACGATCTCAAGAACCACATGTTGAGCTATATACCTTCTCTCAACCTAATGTTGGCTCTAGCACAGGTGCATTGCTTGGCTTTATGGAGTTTCAACGCATGTCAGACAGTGAGCTTCGCTTTTGCCGTGTCGCCATACACCCAAACCTTCGAGGCGAAGGGTTAGGACAATCGATGCTAGAAACGGCCCTCGAAGCGGCGAAAGAAATACCGGATGTCACCACCATCACCTTGGCCGTATTCAAGCAAAACCAAGGGGCAAAGCGCTGCTACGACAAAGCGGGGTTTCAGGTTGTCGACAAAGAACCAAGCGTTAAAGAATTCAATGGTAAAACATGGCCCTTGTATCAAATGGAATTACAGCTCGGCTAA